The genomic stretch GTAGTGCGGTCGCGTCGAAGCGCACCTGGAGCGCGTACTGGCCGCCGGGGAAGCTGAAGCGGTGGAGGTACTCACGGGAGGGCCCGGACGTGCCGTCCTCGATGCCGTACCGGAAGAGGAAGGTGTCCCCGGAGCGCAGCCGGGTGCCGAAGAGCAGCTCCGCCACCAGGACGCCGGTCTCCCGATCCCAGCGGACGCGTCCTGTACGGCAGTTCTCCAGCGCCCGCACTCTGATGTCGCGCGGGCGGCAGCCGGGGTCGCCGTGGTGCACGGCGACGAAGCGGTCCACGCCGTCGCGGTGGGCCCGCACGATGTGGTGGGCCTCGCGGCTCGCCAGTTCGCGCCGGGCGCCGATGCGGACGCATTCGTGGTGGCCGAGGGTGTGCAGCCCACCGTCGAGGGACCAGCCCAGCTCGGCCCGGAGCCGGTCCAGGACGTCCGAGGCCTCGATCAGGGAGCGGTAGGAGCGCCCCGCCGGGCGGCCGGTCACCGCGCGCTCGTCGACCTCGGCGAGCAGCCGGATCAGCGACTCGTCCGGCAACTGGAGGATCTCCTCCAGCGCCCGTACCGCCCGCAGCGACTCGGGGCGCTGGGGGCGACGGGCGCCCTGCTGCCAGTAACTCAGGCTGGTCACACCGACCTTGACCCCGTGCCGGGACAGATGGTGCTGGACGCGCTGGAGCGGCAGCCCGCGTGCGGCGATCGCGGCGCGCAGCGCCACATGGAAGGGGCCGCCCCGCAGGGCCGTGTCCAGTTCCGCGGTGGGGAGGTGCGCGTGCTCCGTGGCATGCAGCATGCCGGGGCGCCTTTCTGTGAGGTGTCGCTACGGCTGGTCAGACCGTCTGCGCTGGCGTGCGGGGCCACCCCTGTGGGCGCTGTGGACGCCTGTCGCTGTGCACGCCGCGCCGTACGCGGGCGTGCGCGGCCCCGAGTTCCCCCGCATTGAAGCGTGTTGACCAGACCCCGACAACACCTCGAACCCGCCACGACCGAAGCAGACCGGGTCCCGACGCCGTGCCCGAGCCGCCCGTCGTGGGCCGCCCGCCCGCCCGCGCCACCCGATGGGAAGATCGACGGGTGACGGAGACCTGGGCATTCGTCGGTGAGCCCATGTCCGTGACGGCCGAGGAAGCGGTCGTCGCCCTGCGGCGGAGGATCGCTGAGGGCCGCCTCGAAGCCCGGCTGACCAGCTCCGCCGGGCGTCTGCTGACCGTGGTGGGCAACACCGAGCGGGCGCTGGTGATGTTTCTCGACGAGGAGGACGCTCCCGGCGCGCATGCCGTCTCGGCGGGACGCAGCGGGGCGAGCGGGGGCTTCCGGCTCGCGAACGGGCAGTGCGACATCTGCCCGGACGAGGACACCGTGCCGCTCGGCGAGGCCTTCCGGATCGTCCGGCACATGATCGGTACGGGCCTTCCGCCGGCAGACACGGGATGGTGCGCGAAGGGGTGAGCGGCACGGGCGTGGGGGTTGTCCACAGGCCCGACGCGGTGTCGGTGCTCGCCAGTAGGGTGTGAGACATGGCCGATCCCTCCAGCTACCGCCCCAGGCCGGGTGAGATCCCGGACTCTCCCGGGGTGTACAGGTTCCGTGACGAGCACCGCCGGGTGATCTACGTCGGAAAGGCGAAAAGCCTGCGCCAGCGCCTGGCGAACTACTTCCAGGACCTGGCGAACCTGCACCCGCGCACCCGGACGATGGTGACCACCGCCGCGTCCGTGGAGTGGACCGTGGTGTCCACGGAGGTCGAGGCGCTCCAGCTGGAGTACTCCTGGATCAAGGAGTACGACCCCCGGTTCAACGTCAAGTACCGCGACGACAAGAGCTACCCGTACCTCGCGGTGACGATGAACGAGGAGTTCCCGCGCGTGCAGGTGATGCGCGGTCACAAGAAGAAGGGTGTCCGGTACTTCGGGCCGTACGGGCACGCGTGGGCCATCCGGGACACCGTCGATCTACTGTTGCGCGTGTTCCCGGTGCGCACCTGCTCGGCCGGCGTGTTCAAGAACGCCGCCCGCACCGGCCGCCCCTGTCTGCTCGGCTACATCGGCAAGTGCTCCGCCCCCTGCGTGGGCCGGATCAGCGCCGAGGATCACCAGGAGCTGGCCGAGGAGTTCTGCGACTTCATGGCCGGCCGCACCGGCACCTACCTCCGCCGTCTGGAAAAGCAGATGATGGAGGCGGCCGAGGAGATGGAGTACGAGCGTGCCGCCCGCCTGCGCGACGACATCGAGGCCCTGAAGAAGGCCATGGAGAAGAACGCCGTCGTGCTCGCCGACGCGACCGACGCCGACCTAATCGCCGTCGCCGAGGACGAGCTGGAGGCGGCCGTGCAGATCTTCCATGTGCGCGGCGGCCGGGTCCGCGGCCAGCGCGGCTGGGTGACCGACAAGGTCGAGGAGATCACCACTGGCGCGCTGGTCGAGCACGCCCTGCAGCAGCTCTACGGCGAGGAGAGCGGGGACGCGGTCCCCAAGGAGGTGCTGGTTCCGGCGCTGCCCGAACCCGCCCTGCCGGTCCAGGAGTGGCTGACCGGCCGCCGAGGGGCCAATGTCTCACTGCGCATCCCGCAGCGCGGCGACAAGAAGGCGCTCATGGAGACCGTGCAGCGCAACGCCCAGCAGGCTCTCGCGCTGCACAAGACCAAGCGCGCCTCCGACCTGACCACGCGCTCGCGCGCTCTGGAGGAGATCGCCGAGGCCCTCGACCTGGACAGCGCCCCGCTGCGCATCGAGTGCTACGACATCTCGCATCTCCAGGGGGACGACGTGGTCGCCTCCATGGTCGTCTTCGAGGACGGCCTGCAGCGCAAGAGCGAGTACCGCCGCTTCCAGATCAAGGGTTTCGCGGGCCAGGACGACGTCCGCTCCATGCACGAGGTGATCACCCGCCGCTTCAAGCGCTACCTCGCCGAGAAGGAGAAGACGGGGGAGTGGGCCGACGGCTCCGGCACCGAGGACTCCCTCACCGACGGTGACGCCGCACTGGCCGGCTCGGAGGCGAGCGGTACGGACGCGTTCACCGGTATGGACACGATCACCAGCTCCCTCAAGGACGACGAGGGCCGTCCCAAGAAGTTCGCGTACCCGCCCCAGCTGGTCGTGGTCGACGGTGGACAGCCCCAGGTCGCGGCAGCCCGGCGCGCCCTGGACGAGCTCGGGATCGACGACATCGCGGTCTGCGGTCTCGCCAAGCGCCTGGAGGAGGTCTGGCTGCCCGGCGACGACGACCCGGTGGTCCTGCCCCGCACCAGCGAGGGCCTGTATCTGCTCCAGCGCGTCCGGGACGAGGCCCACCGGTTCGCGATCACCTACCAGCGCACCAAGCGCGCCAAGCGCTTCCGGTCCGGCCCCCTGGACGACGTCCCCGGCCTCGGCGAGACCCGGAAACAGGCGCTCATCAAGCATTTCGGCTCGGTGAAGAAGCTTCGGTCCGCCACAATCGAACAGATCCAGGAGGTGCCCGGGATAGGCCGGAAGACGGCCGAGACGATCGCCGCGGCGCTCGCCCAGGCGGTCCCGGCCGCACCCGCCGTGAACACGGCGACTGGGGAGATCATTGAGGAGGAGGAACCCGAGGCGACGGCGGGTTCCTCGGGGGAGCCCGTAACCGCGGGCCTCCCGGACGAACGACGGGGGCAGGAGACATGACCGAGCACGACACACAGCCCACAGCGGAGCGAGATCGGGCCCGCAAGGAAGCGGGGCAGGATCAGCTCCTGCCCGCGGCCGGCGAGCAGCCCGCGGAACAGGAAAACGGAGCACAGGTGAGCACGGACGCTACGCCGGGTGCAGGCCCCGAAGCGGCCATCCCCGAGCTGGTGATCATCTCCGGTATGTCCGGAGCGGGACGGTCGACGGCCGCGAAGTGTCTGGAGGACCTCGGCTGGTTCGTCGTGGACAACCTCCCGCCCGCCCTCATCCCCACCATGGTGGAGCTGGGCGCCCGCTCGCAGGGCAACGTGGCGCGGATCGCGGTCGTCGTGGACGTGCGCGGTAGACGCTTCTTCGACAATCTGCGCGAATCCCTCGCCGACCTGGACACCCGGGGTGTCACCCGGCGCATCGTCTTCCTGGAGTCCTCCGACGAGGCCCTGGTGCGGCGCTTCGAGTCGGTGCGCCGCCCGCACCCGTTGCAGGGCGACGGCCGGATCGTCGACGGCATCGCCGCCGAGCGCGAGCTGCTGCGCGAGCTGCGCGGCGACGCCGACCTGGTGATCGACACCTCCAGCCTCAATGTGCACGAGCTGCGCGCCAAGATGGACGCCCAGTTCGCCGGCGAGGAGGAGCCGGAGCTGCGAGCCACGGTGATGTCCTTCGGCTTCAAGTACGGCCTCCCGGTCGACGCCGACCTGGTCGCGGACATGCGCTTCCTGCCCAACCCGCACTGGGTCCCGGAGCTGCGCCCGTTCACCGGCCTCAACGAGGAGGTGTCCGCCTATGTCTTCAACCAGCCCGGTGCGAAGGAGTTCCTCGACCGGTACGCCGAACTCCTGCGGCTCATCGCGGCCGGCTACCGACGCGAGGGCAAGCGGTATGTGACCATCGCCATCGGCTGTACGGGTGGTAAGCACCGTTCGGTGGCGGTGTCGGAGAAGCTCGCCGCGCGCCTCGCGGCCGAGGGTGTGGAGACGGTGGTCGTACACCGGGACATGGGACGGGAATGACGGAACGTACACCGCGGCTGAGCCGGCTGCGCCGGATGGNNNNNNNNNNNNNNNNNNNNNNNNNNNNNNNNNNNNNNNNNNNNNNNNNNNNNNNNNNNNNNNNNNNNNNNNNNNNNNNNNNNNNNNNNNNNNNNNNNNNNNNNNNNNNNNNNNNNNNNNNNNNNNNNNNNNNNNNNNNNNNNNNNNNNNNNNNNNNNNNNNNNNNNNNNNNNNNNNNNNNNNNNNNNNNNNNNNNNNNNNNNNNNNNNNNNNNNNNNNNNNNNNNNNNNNNNNNNNNNNNNNNNNNNNNNNNNNNNNNNNNNNNNNNNNNNNNNNNNNNNNNNNNNNNNNNNNNNNNNNNNNNNNNNNNNNNNNNNNNNNNNNNNNNNNNNNNNNNNNNNNNNNNNNNNNNNNNNNNNNNNNNNNNNNNNNNNNNNNNNNNNNNNNNNNNNNNNNNNNNNNNNNNNNNNNNNNNNNNNNNNNNNNNNNNNNNNNNNNNNNNNNNNNNNNNNNNNNNNNNNNNNNNNNNNNNNNNNNNNNNNNNNNNNNNNNNNNNNNNNNNNNNNNNNNNNNNNNNNNNNNNNNNNNNNNNNNNNNNNNNNNNNNNNNNNNNNNNNNNNNNNNNNNNNNNNNNNNNNNNNNNNNNNNNNNNNNNNNNNNNNNNNNNNNNNNNNNNNNNNNNNNNNNNNNNNNNNNNNNNNNNNNNNNNNNNNNNNNNNNNNNNNNNNNNNNNNNNNNNNNNNNNNNNNNNNNNNNNNNNNNNNNNNNNNNNNNNNNNNNNNNNNNNNNNNNNNNNNNNNNNNNNNNNNNNNNNNNNNNNNNNNNNNNNNNNNNNNNNNNNNNNNNNNNNNNNNNNNNNNNNNNNNNNNNNNNNNNNNNNNNNNNNNNNNNNNNNNNNNNNNNNNNNNNNNNNNNNNNNNNNNNNNNNNNNNNNNNNNNNNNNNNNNNNNNNNNNNNNNNNNNNNNNNNNNNNNNNNNNNNNNNNNNNNNNNNNNNNNNNNNNNNNNNNNNNNNNNNNNNNNNNNNNNNNNNNNNNNNNNNNNNNNNNNNCTCGGCGGCGGCATGGGCCTGTCCGCCTCGCTCGCCGCGCTGCGCCGGATCACCGGCGACCTGACCGCCGTCGTCACCGTGGCCGACGACGGCGGTTCCAGCGGCCGGCTGCGGGACGAGCTGGGCGTGCTGCCGCCCGGCGACCTGCGCAAGGCGCTGGCCGCGCTGTGCGGCGACGACGAGTGGGGCCAGACCTGGGCCCGAGTCATCCAGCACCGCTTCCAGTCCCAGGGCGACCTGCATGAGCACGCGGTCGGCAATCTGCTGATCGTCGCCCTGTGGGAGCAGCTCGGCGACCATGTGCAGGCCCTGGACCTGGTCGGCAAGCTGCTCGGCGCGCACGGGCGCGTGCTGCCCATGTCCGCCGTACCGCTGGAGCTGCAGGCCCTGGTCAAGGGCCACGACCCGGAGCGCCCGGAGGAGGTGGACACGGTACGCGGGCAGGCCACGGTCGCGCTCACGCCCGGCGAGGTGCAGTCGGTGCATCTCGTGCCGAACGACCCGCCGGCCGTGCCCGAGGCCGTGGCGGCGGTCCTGGACGCGGACTGGGTGGTGCTCGGCCCCGGCTCCTGGTTCTCCTCGGTGATCCCGCACCTGCTCGTCCCCGAGCTGCTGGACGCCCTGACCGAGACCAAGGCGCGCAAGGTGCTGTCGCTGAATCTCGCCCCGCAGCCGGGAGAAACCGAGGGCTTCTCCCCGCAGCGTCATTTGGAGGTTTTGGGGCGACACGCCCCTAAACTCGCCCTGGACGTGGTGCTGGCCGACGAGGCCGCCGTGCCCGACCGCGACTCGCTCACCGAGGCCGCCAAACGGCTGGGAGCCGCGGTCGAGCTGGCCCCGGTGGCCCGGACCGACGGCAGTCCCCGGCACGACCCGGAGCTGTTGGCCGCCGCGTACGACCGTATTTTTCGGATGCATGGAAGGATCGGCCCATGGCGATGACGGCAGCGGTGAAGGACGAGATCTCCCGGCTCCCCGTCACCCGGACCTGCTGCAGGAAGGCGGAGGTCTCCGCCATTCTGCGGTTCGCCGGCGGCCTTCATCTGGTGAGCGGGCGCATCGTGATCGAGGCGGAGCTGGACACCGCGATGGCGGCCCGCCGGCTCAAGCGGGACATCCTGGAGATCTTCGGACACAGCTCCGAGCTGATCGTGATGGCGCCCGGCGGACTGCGCCGCGGCTCGCGGTACGTCGTCCGGGTGGTCGCCGGCGGTGACCAGCTGGCCCGCCAGACGGGTCTGGTCGACGGCAGGGGCCGCCCGATCCGGGGGCTGCCCCCGCAGGTGGTCTCCGGGGCCACCTGTGACGCGGAGGCGGCTTGGCGCGGGGCCTTTCTGGCGCACGGTTCGCTGACCGAGCCCGGCCGTTCCTCCTCGCTGGAGGTGACCTGCCCGGGGCCCGAGGCCGCGCTCGCGCTGGTCGGCGCCGCCCGCCGGCTGTCGATCGCCGCGAAGGCCCGTGAGGTGCGGGGCGTGGACCGGGTGGTGGTCCGGGACGGTGACGCGATCGGCGCCCTGCTGACCCGGCTCGGCGCGCACGAGTCCGTGCTGGCCTGGGAGGAGCGCCGGATGCGCCGTGAGGTGCGGGCCACGGCCAACCGGCTCGCCAACTTCGACGACGCCAACCTGCGCCGTTCGGCCCGCGCAGCCGTGGCCGCGGGTGCCCGCGTGCAGCGAGCCCTGGAGATCCTGGGCGAGGAGGTTCCCGAGCACCTCGCCGCCGCGGGCCGGCTGCGCATGGAGCACAAGCAGGCCTCCCTGGAGGAACTGGGCGCGCTCGCCGACCCGCCGCTGACCAAGGACGCGGTCGCGGGCCGTATCCGCCGGCTGCTCGCGATGGCCGACAAGCGCGCCGCCGACCTGGGCATCCCGGGCACGGAGGCCAATCTCACGGAGGAGCTGGCCGACAACCTGGCCGGCTGACCGGACGTAGGTCAACAAGCCGGTGCTGGGCCCCGGTCGGGGCTTCGGCACCGGCGTTCGCGCACCTGACGAACCCTCATTTGCCTGGCCATGTGGCGCCCTTGACTCGATCATGGACTGACATGAACCTGGCATCTGTTCGCCGCTGTGGCGGACCACCGCTAGGGGGGTTCATGAGACACAGAGCGAGATCGATCCTCGCTGTCGGCGCGCTCCTGATCGGCGGAGCGACCCTGGCACCCGTAGCCCAGGCACAGAGCGGAAGTCCGGCGAAGTCCGACCCTGACCAGGTCAAGGTCTTCCGTGCCGATGTCACCAAGGAGCAGATACCGCTGCTTCTCAAGGCCGGCCAGGACGGTGACGAGCTCGGCGAGCAGGTCACCCGAGGCGGAAAGTCCGAGGTCGAGGTCTACCTCACCGACCGGCAGGCCGCGAAGCTCCGCGAGCAGGGCGTCGACCTCACCGAGCACACCGTCTCGGCCAAGGCGCAGGCGCGCATCGCGAAAGCGTCCCAAGGCGTGTTCCGCCCGTACAGCGGCACCGGCGGGCTGAAACAGGAGATTCTCGACACCGCTGAGGCCAACCCCGGTCTCACCAAGGTCGAATCGATCGGAAAGACGATCA from Streptomyces roseochromogenus subsp. oscitans DS 12.976 encodes the following:
- the uvrC gene encoding excinuclease ABC subunit UvrC, with the protein product MADPSSYRPRPGEIPDSPGVYRFRDEHRRVIYVGKAKSLRQRLANYFQDLANLHPRTRTMVTTAASVEWTVVSTEVEALQLEYSWIKEYDPRFNVKYRDDKSYPYLAVTMNEEFPRVQVMRGHKKKGVRYFGPYGHAWAIRDTVDLLLRVFPVRTCSAGVFKNAARTGRPCLLGYIGKCSAPCVGRISAEDHQELAEEFCDFMAGRTGTYLRRLEKQMMEAAEEMEYERAARLRDDIEALKKAMEKNAVVLADATDADLIAVAEDELEAAVQIFHVRGGRVRGQRGWVTDKVEEITTGALVEHALQQLYGEESGDAVPKEVLVPALPEPALPVQEWLTGRRGANVSLRIPQRGDKKALMETVQRNAQQALALHKTKRASDLTTRSRALEEIAEALDLDSAPLRIECYDISHLQGDDVVASMVVFEDGLQRKSEYRRFQIKGFAGQDDVRSMHEVITRRFKRYLAEKEKTGEWADGSGTEDSLTDGDAALAGSEASGTDAFTGMDTITSSLKDDEGRPKKFAYPPQLVVVDGGQPQVAAARRALDELGIDDIAVCGLAKRLEEVWLPGDDDPVVLPRTSEGLYLLQRVRDEAHRFAITYQRTKRAKRFRSGPLDDVPGLGETRKQALIKHFGSVKKLRSATIEQIQEVPGIGRKTAETIAAALAQAVPAAPAVNTATGEIIEEEEPEATAGSSGEPVTAGLPDERRGQET
- the rapZ gene encoding RNase adapter RapZ, whose product is MTEHDTQPTAERDRARKEAGQDQLLPAAGEQPAEQENGAQVSTDATPGAGPEAAIPELVIISGMSGAGRSTAAKCLEDLGWFVVDNLPPALIPTMVELGARSQGNVARIAVVVDVRGRRFFDNLRESLADLDTRGVTRRIVFLESSDEALVRRFESVRRPHPLQGDGRIVDGIAAERELLRELRGDADLVIDTSSLNVHELRAKMDAQFAGEEEPELRATVMSFGFKYGLPVDADLVADMRFLPNPHWVPELRPFTGLNEEVSAYVFNQPGAKEFLDRYAELLRLIAAGYRREGKRYVTIAIGCTGGKHRSVAVSEKLAARLAAEGVETVVVHRDMGRE
- a CDS encoding gluconeogenesis factor YvcK family protein, with protein sequence LGGGMGLSASLAALRRITGDLTAVVTVADDGGSSGRLRDELGVLPPGDLRKALAALCGDDEWGQTWARVIQHRFQSQGDLHEHAVGNLLIVALWEQLGDHVQALDLVGKLLGAHGRVLPMSAVPLELQALVKGHDPERPEEVDTVRGQATVALTPGEVQSVHLVPNDPPAVPEAVAAVLDADWVVLGPGSWFSSVIPHLLVPELLDALTETKARKVLSLNLAPQPGETEGFSPQRHLEVLGRHAPKLALDVVLADEAAVPDRDSLTEAAKRLGAAVELAPVARTDGSPRHDPELLAAAYDRIFRMHGRIGPWR
- the whiA gene encoding DNA-binding protein WhiA, translating into MAMTAAVKDEISRLPVTRTCCRKAEVSAILRFAGGLHLVSGRIVIEAELDTAMAARRLKRDILEIFGHSSELIVMAPGGLRRGSRYVVRVVAGGDQLARQTGLVDGRGRPIRGLPPQVVSGATCDAEAAWRGAFLAHGSLTEPGRSSSLEVTCPGPEAALALVGAARRLSIAAKAREVRGVDRVVVRDGDAIGALLTRLGAHESVLAWEERRMRREVRATANRLANFDDANLRRSARAAVAAGARVQRALEILGEEVPEHLAAAGRLRMEHKQASLEELGALADPPLTKDAVAGRIRRLLAMADKRAADLGIPGTEANLTEELADNLAG